One Algoriphagus sp. Y33 genomic window, GTGAGCTTACTGCTTATGATTACCTCATTCCGATGATTGGATTTTTGCCTGAAAAGTATGCGGAACCTTTGCTCCTTGCCGACATCGATAAAATACCCCAGGCACAAATTGCCAAGGAGGTTGGGCTGAGTATTTCCGCTACCAAAATGCGGATTCAGAGAGGAAGGGTGAAGTTGAAAGAGTTGTTTGATGATTGCTGCGATATTGAATATGATCAGCAGGGTAATTTTGTCAGTTGCAGTGTAAAGATTTCCTGTACGCCTCTCCAAAACCATTTGAGTTCATTTCAAAAAAGTATTTGCCGGTAGTGAGAAAAGCCATTTTTTAAGGAAAACGCAAAGAAAATGTGTCTTTTCCCCAGTCATTGAAGACTACATAGTAAAGTTCAACCAAAAAAACTAAGCTATGAGTACGCTATCAACAACTACTGTAAAAATCCTTCATTCTTCTTGCTGCTCTATATTTCCTCCGATCCGTGAGCAGGTAGAGCGGGTAGCCCGACAAAACGACCTTCGGGTGGAGGTAGAGGAATTCTCCGAAATGAAAGACACCATGCGCTATGGCGCACTGAGCTTTCCATCTCTAGTCATCCATGGGAAGGTTTACAGCTACGTTGAATATTCCGAAGATGAAAAATTAGTAACCATTCTTTGATAGTCAGCCATGGAATCGTTAGAAAGAGTTCTATCGGAATGGGCAGGCTATCTGCTGTATGACCTGTTGGGAATCAGTGTGGAAAGTTCTTTGGGGGTGACAGTTCATTACTTTCTAGTTACCTTCACGGTACTTATTCTCCTTGTTATCTTGGTTACCTACCTGATGGGGACCATAGTCAGCTACCTGCCGATGGAGAAGGTGAAGAATTACCTGGACAAACACAAGCATTCAGGTTTTGGGAATCTTGCCGCCTCGATTCTGGGTGCAGTCACTCCATTTTGCTCTTGCTCATCCATCCCATTATTTGTGGGGATGATGCAGGCAAGGATGCCGCTGGGGATAGCGCTGTCCTTTCTGATCACTTCCCCGCTGGTCAATGAAATCGCAATCGCACTATTCTGGGCCACTTTCGGGTGGAAAGTGACATTGGTGTATGTCATATCGGGGATCGTTCTGGGCGTCCTCGGTGGAATTGTCCTCGAAAAGCTTGGGATGGAACACCACATCGCAGAGTGGCTGAAAAATCTGGGCAAGCCAGTAGGGCAAACGCAGACAAGAAATAAGACCTTTAAGGAGAGGTTGCCTCAAATCCATGCGGACGCATCACAGACGATTAGAAAGCTGGTACCTTATGTGTTTTTCGGGATAGTGATCGGCGCACTGGTACATGGATACGTTCCCGAATCTTTCTTTGAAGAATATATTTCAAAGTCAAATCCGCTGGCTGTGCCTCTAGCCGTAGTTCTGTCGATACCACTGTATATAGATGCGGTAGGTATTCTTCCTGTATTGGAATCGCTGGTGGGCAAAGGAGTTCCTTTGGGAACCGCGATGGCTTTTATGATGGGGGCTATAGGCTTGTCTTTACCTGAAGCTATGTTACTGAAAAAAGTGATGCAAAAGCGGTTGATCATAGCCTTTTTCTCTACAATTGCGACAGGGATGATTCTTTCAGGATGGCTGTTTAATTTGCTTTTTTGAGATAATCGAAGAATAATCGGGTATCCCGGATTTATGCCGGGATACCTTTTTTTAATATGAGGTAGTTGAATAGCAAACACTGGATTCCCGGTAAGGCGAGCTATCATTTTATTTTGGAATTGGCACTGGAGAACTGAATCCGGATTTATATTGCATGTATGAAATTACTTCCGTAGAAATTAAAAAAACACATGAGTTAAGATTATGGGTTGTTAATTACCGTGCTAGTCAAAATTTATACAAACAAAACTGAAATGGAAAATATACTATTTCGAAATTTAAGGGAAGAAGATTGGGAACAAGTATCCGGGATTTACCGGCAGGGACTTGATACGGGAAACGCCACCTTTGCATCGGAGGTGCCTAGCTGGAATGAGTGGGACAAAGGGCACTTGCAAGCGTGTAGATTAGTGGCCGAAGCGGACAGTACTATTGCGGGATGGGCTGCATTGTCTCCCGTTTCTTCGCGATGTGTGTACGGAGGTGTAGCGGAAGTGAGCATTTATATCTCCAATAAATTTAAAGGTCAGCATATCGGGAGCATGCTGTTGGAAAAATTGGTGGCTGAAAGTGAAGAAAAGGGGTTCTGGACACTGCAGGCAGGAATCTTTCCTGAAAATATAGCCAGCATCACTATCCACGAGAGGGCAGGATTTAGAAAAGTCGGCTTCAGAGAAAGAATTGGGCAAATGAAAGGTGTGTGGCGCGATACTGTTCTAATGGAGCGTAGGAGCAGCAAAATTGGAATGGAGTGAAACTTAGAAGTTCCAATTACAGTAGCGAATCACAGCTGAGACTACCACAGCCATAGGAGTTGTCTTTGTGAGGCATAGATTGCTTCATCGCAATGGAATTCAGTTTTCCATCTTACATCTCCTGCAGCTAGCCACTGTATGTTACTTTTCGCAAGCCTTAGAATTGGTATCCAACCAAACTGACCACAAAGTGGTCTGACTGCGGATAGCCCCTAGTGCAACATGGGGATAGAAAATCGTCAGGATTACAGGTTCGACACCCTTTGGGGTCGTGGAGATAAATGGATTTATGCACCCATGGCTATTCATTGTTGGATCCCTTCAGGATCATTTTATAGTGTTGGTTTGAAAACCCAGTATCATTTGCTTGGCAAGCATACCCAATACTTTCAAAGATTTATCAATCCGCTCATCCCAAGTCATCCCATAACTTAGACGGATACAGTTGCTGTACTGGTTTTGTAGGGTAAACATTCTTCCGGGTGCGATGGAGATTTTATACTTTAGGGCCTGCTGAAATAGGATTGCGGTATCCAACTTGGGATCTAGCTGAATCCAAATCAGAAAACCTCCGGTAGGTCTGCTTACTTTGGTCCCCTCCGGGAAATAGTTTCCAATGGCTTTGAGGTATTGGATAGAATTGGCATGGAGGGTGTGCCGTAATTTCCGTAAGTGGTTTTCATATCGGCCGGTTTCCAGAAAATTTCCCACGGCTTCCTGCACAATGGAGGTAGATGAAACTGACTGGTAGAGTTTGGTGCTGATGATTTTTTCTTTGAATCTTCCGGGAGCTATCCAGCCAACTCTATAGCCCGGCACCAGCGTTTTGGATACTGATCCGCACCAGAGCACGTTTCCGCTTTTATCAAAGCTTTTACAGGATTTGGGCCGCTTGTTTCCAAAATAGACATCTCCATACAAATCATCTTCTATCAATGGAACGTGGTGGTTTTCCAATAGCCTTACCACTGCTTCCTTATGTGAATCAGGCATGCAACTTCCCGTGGGGTTGTTGAAATTGCTGACGAGGAGACAGACTGCTACCTTTTGCTTTTTTAGTGTTTCTTCCAGTATGTCAATATCAATTCCCGTATCAGGATGGGTAGGAAGTTCCACCACTTGCAGTCCAAGACTTTGGGCTAGCTGCAAAACGCCAAAGTAGACCGGGCTTTCTGTCAGTAGTACATCTCCTTTCTTCGTAATAGACATCAAGCTGTAGGATAATGCTCCCATGCATCCGGGAGTAGTGATCAGATCGTCTTCAGTCAAGGTGCCTTCCCAAGAGATAGAACCTTTGGCTATCTGGTTTCTTAATTTTTGATTCCCTTGGATGCTATCGTACATTATTCCGTTATGAGGCATTTCGCGGATTGCCCGGGTAAGAGACTTGTTGATTTTTGCAATAGGAAGGAGTTTCGGATCTGGAACTCCGAGCGAAAAGTTCACATTCGTTTCCGTTCCCAAAACTGAGAAAACATCGGCAATCAATTGCTCCGTTTTGTCCGCCCCTTCGTCCTGAACAGGCTGGCTGATTTCGGGTATTTCCGGAAACTTGTGATGTGAATAAACAACATAATACCCGCTCTGGGGGCGTGAAGCTATCAGGCCTTTTGATTCCAACTGATAGTAGGCATTCAGAGCCGTATTCATACTCACTCCCTGTTCTCTGCAGATTTCACGGACGGAAGGGAGTTTGTCTCCGATCTTAAACACCTGCCTTTTGATCTGATGCTCTAGGGTCTGCGCTATGCTCTGATAGATAAACTGCTGTGACATACATTTGAAATTTAAACTGTACCTGTCAAAAATAGTGAAATTGTATCTGTATTCATTACTAATCTTTTTTCAGATTTGTTCTACATCAAAACCTATTGCACAATGATTGATTTTACTTCTTTACCTATTACAAAAAATCCAAACTCAGGCCTTGGCGCTTTTGATTTTGAGCATATCGTGTTTGGTCCGAACCACACTGATCATATGCTTCAGGCGATTTATAGCAATTCCGAATGGACCGATGCCGAAATAGTGCCTTTTTCTGAGATTTCCCTAAGTCCCTTGGCGCTTTGCCTGCATTATGGACAGACGGTTTTCGAAGGATTCAAAGCCTACCGTCAGCCCGATGGAGGCATCAGCATATTCAGAATGGATAAGCACTATCAGCGGATTAACCGTTCGTTGAATCGCATGGGGATGCCTGAGCTTCCGGCAACTCTTTTTATGCAGGGAATCCGTCAGTTGGTTGATTTGGAAAAAGACTGGATTCCATCGGGCAATGATACTTCACTCTATATCCGTCCCTTTGTATTTGCATCTGAGCCCAGACTTGGAGTAAAGGGAGCCAAAGAATACCGCTTTATGGTGGTATGTATGCCTATGGGCAAATACTATGAGGGAAATGTCAGCGTCAAAGTAGAGACTGGATTTGTACGGGCAGTAGAAGGAGGAACCGGAGATGCCAAATGTGGAGGGAATTATGCAGCGGCAATCCTTCCGACCCAGCTGGCAAATCAACAGGGATATGATCAATTGATCTGGACAGATGGAATTCATCATGAATACATGGAGGAATCCGGCACGATGAATCTTATGTTTGTGATTGATGGAAGGCTGGTTACACCTCCGTTGTCAGGAAGTATTCTGGAAGGGATTACCCGCGATTCGATCTTGACCATAGCACGGGACTTGGGTATTCCTGTAGAAGAGCGGAAAATCAGTTACCGGGAGTTGATTGTGGCTTTTGAAGAGGGAAAGAAAATCGAAGCATTCGGGGTAGGGACTGCGGCAGTAATTTCTCCCATAGAAAAGATTGGGATTAACGGTCATGATTATTTCCCTTCGGTTCAGAATAACAGTCTTTTTATTACCTTGAAAAAACAATTGCAGGACATCAGAACAGGGCTTGCTCCGGACCGTTACGGTTGGAATGAAATTATATAGTAGATACAATGAGGACAATAGTAATAACCGGGG contains:
- a CDS encoding sigma-70 family RNA polymerase sigma factor — its product is MTDKNQLIGSIVTEFYVFLKAYVFRKCNNEQDAEDIVQEVMLKLTESYRKGTQITNVKAWLFQVSRNTISDFYKRNNHENTEETKIFDLPSDDPCELTAYDYLIPMIGFLPEKYAEPLLLADIDKIPQAQIAKEVGLSISATKMRIQRGRVKLKELFDDCCDIEYDQQGNFVSCSVKISCTPLQNHLSSFQKSICR
- a CDS encoding thioredoxin family protein; translation: MSTLSTTTVKILHSSCCSIFPPIREQVERVARQNDLRVEVEEFSEMKDTMRYGALSFPSLVIHGKVYSYVEYSEDEKLVTIL
- a CDS encoding permease, encoding MESLERVLSEWAGYLLYDLLGISVESSLGVTVHYFLVTFTVLILLVILVTYLMGTIVSYLPMEKVKNYLDKHKHSGFGNLAASILGAVTPFCSCSSIPLFVGMMQARMPLGIALSFLITSPLVNEIAIALFWATFGWKVTLVYVISGIVLGVLGGIVLEKLGMEHHIAEWLKNLGKPVGQTQTRNKTFKERLPQIHADASQTIRKLVPYVFFGIVIGALVHGYVPESFFEEYISKSNPLAVPLAVVLSIPLYIDAVGILPVLESLVGKGVPLGTAMAFMMGAIGLSLPEAMLLKKVMQKRLIIAFFSTIATGMILSGWLFNLLF
- a CDS encoding GNAT family N-acetyltransferase, producing the protein MENILFRNLREEDWEQVSGIYRQGLDTGNATFASEVPSWNEWDKGHLQACRLVAEADSTIAGWAALSPVSSRCVYGGVAEVSIYISNKFKGQHIGSMLLEKLVAESEEKGFWTLQAGIFPENIASITIHERAGFRKVGFRERIGQMKGVWRDTVLMERRSSKIGME
- a CDS encoding PLP-dependent aminotransferase family protein, whose protein sequence is MSQQFIYQSIAQTLEHQIKRQVFKIGDKLPSVREICREQGVSMNTALNAYYQLESKGLIASRPQSGYYVVYSHHKFPEIPEISQPVQDEGADKTEQLIADVFSVLGTETNVNFSLGVPDPKLLPIAKINKSLTRAIREMPHNGIMYDSIQGNQKLRNQIAKGSISWEGTLTEDDLITTPGCMGALSYSLMSITKKGDVLLTESPVYFGVLQLAQSLGLQVVELPTHPDTGIDIDILEETLKKQKVAVCLLVSNFNNPTGSCMPDSHKEAVVRLLENHHVPLIEDDLYGDVYFGNKRPKSCKSFDKSGNVLWCGSVSKTLVPGYRVGWIAPGRFKEKIISTKLYQSVSSTSIVQEAVGNFLETGRYENHLRKLRHTLHANSIQYLKAIGNYFPEGTKVSRPTGGFLIWIQLDPKLDTAILFQQALKYKISIAPGRMFTLQNQYSNCIRLSYGMTWDERIDKSLKVLGMLAKQMILGFQTNTIK
- a CDS encoding branched-chain amino acid aminotransferase, with product MIDFTSLPITKNPNSGLGAFDFEHIVFGPNHTDHMLQAIYSNSEWTDAEIVPFSEISLSPLALCLHYGQTVFEGFKAYRQPDGGISIFRMDKHYQRINRSLNRMGMPELPATLFMQGIRQLVDLEKDWIPSGNDTSLYIRPFVFASEPRLGVKGAKEYRFMVVCMPMGKYYEGNVSVKVETGFVRAVEGGTGDAKCGGNYAAAILPTQLANQQGYDQLIWTDGIHHEYMEESGTMNLMFVIDGRLVTPPLSGSILEGITRDSILTIARDLGIPVEERKISYRELIVAFEEGKKIEAFGVGTAAVISPIEKIGINGHDYFPSVQNNSLFITLKKQLQDIRTGLAPDRYGWNEII